The Echinicola rosea genome has a segment encoding these proteins:
- a CDS encoding AraC family transcriptional regulator, which yields MEKIPVRQIKEPHSTKSFNIIKLESLLSDNDMVQKAHRHNFFFALFLKDGSGEHLIDFTSYPVHKNTVYFIRPGQVHQLTLKKGSTGYLIQFNRDFYSTKEGPEHLLLRKISYRNYCHLDGGKFQKPYSLLANIYEEYSKNREWYLEAIKANLKVLFIEILRHGTFPKEVSNASLYEQDRLEELLELLQRNITSHKQVADYAQLMHLSPFQLNKITKETLGKTCSKIITEQILLEAKRSLLGTNNQITEIAHSLGYDDTSYFIRFFKKHIGFTPEGYREKFK from the coding sequence ATGGAAAAGATTCCAGTCAGGCAAATCAAAGAACCACATTCTACAAAAAGCTTTAATATCATAAAGCTGGAGAGTTTGCTTTCTGACAATGACATGGTTCAGAAGGCACACAGGCACAATTTCTTTTTTGCGTTGTTTCTGAAGGACGGAAGTGGCGAACATCTGATTGATTTCACATCATACCCTGTCCATAAAAATACCGTTTACTTTATACGTCCTGGACAAGTGCACCAACTCACCCTTAAAAAGGGCAGTACTGGATATTTGATACAGTTTAATCGGGATTTTTATTCCACCAAAGAAGGACCTGAACACCTCTTACTCCGTAAAATCAGCTACAGAAACTACTGTCACTTGGATGGCGGTAAATTCCAGAAACCGTATTCCCTTCTCGCTAACATCTATGAGGAATACTCTAAAAACCGGGAATGGTATCTGGAAGCAATCAAAGCAAACTTAAAAGTCCTTTTCATTGAAATTTTAAGGCATGGCACGTTTCCCAAAGAGGTTTCAAATGCCAGCCTATATGAACAAGACCGACTTGAAGAACTTTTGGAGCTTTTGCAGCGCAACATTACAAGCCATAAACAAGTAGCCGATTATGCACAATTGATGCACCTTTCACCGTTTCAACTCAATAAAATAACCAAAGAAACGCTTGGAAAAACCTGTTCAAAAATCATTACCGAGCAAATCTTACTTGAAGCAAAAAGGAGCCTGCTGGGGACAAACAATCAAATAACAGAAATTGCCCATAGCCTAGGGTACGATGATACCTCCTATTTTATCCGTTTTTTCAAAAAACACATAGGATTTACTCCCGAGGGTTACAGAGAGAAGTTTAAATAA
- a CDS encoding dihydrofolate reductase family protein, with product MRKLCLFIATSLDGFIAGPHDDLSFLSIVEKEGEDYGYAAFTETVDTVIVGRKTYDYVLQHIGPAHYDNGERDVFVITRTARPAEGKVAFHSNGLVELVRKLKGGEGKDIYCDGGSEIINELLKHDLVDKMTISVVPILLGEGTRLFKEGRPEQRFELVNAQPFDTGLVQLVYKRRYL from the coding sequence ATGAGAAAACTTTGCCTTTTTATAGCTACCAGCCTGGATGGATTTATTGCCGGCCCTCATGATGACCTTAGTTTTCTGTCCATTGTAGAAAAGGAAGGGGAAGATTATGGCTATGCCGCATTCACAGAAACGGTGGATACGGTCATCGTGGGGAGAAAGACGTATGATTATGTACTGCAGCACATTGGTCCTGCACATTATGATAACGGCGAACGGGATGTTTTTGTCATTACCAGAACGGCCAGGCCAGCCGAGGGTAAGGTGGCCTTTCATTCCAATGGGCTGGTTGAATTGGTGAGAAAGCTAAAGGGCGGGGAAGGAAAGGACATTTACTGTGATGGAGGTTCAGAAATCATTAATGAATTGTTGAAGCACGACCTGGTAGATAAAATGACCATTTCGGTCGTGCCCATTCTGCTCGGTGAAGGGACCAGGCTGTTCAAGGAAGGAAGACCTGAACAACGGTTTGAACTGGTAAATGCCCAACCATTTGACACGGGTCTCGTACAGCTGGTTTACAAGCGTAGGTATCTGTGA
- a CDS encoding AAA family ATPase, whose product MERPRIQNNFYVITGGPGVGKTALLQELRKRGYKTVPEIARELIREQQAKDGNALPWRDRELYRDIMFERSVMGFKEACNREDKLTPIFFDRGFLDAICYGELIQSPISKRMQAYAKKWRYNPTVFILPPWKEIYQKDSERKQDWAEAVHTFDRMLETYSGFGYKVITVPRKPVQWRADVVLEHIGRLRGK is encoded by the coding sequence ATGGAAAGGCCAAGGATACAAAACAACTTTTATGTCATCACAGGTGGCCCCGGGGTGGGGAAAACAGCACTCTTGCAGGAGCTAAGGAAAAGGGGGTATAAAACGGTCCCTGAAATCGCCCGTGAACTGATACGTGAACAGCAGGCAAAGGACGGCAATGCCCTTCCCTGGCGGGACAGGGAATTGTATAGGGACATCATGTTTGAACGTTCCGTTATGGGTTTTAAGGAAGCCTGTAATAGGGAGGATAAGCTGACCCCGATCTTTTTTGACCGGGGATTTTTGGATGCGATATGCTACGGGGAACTTATCCAGTCACCCATAAGTAAAAGGATGCAGGCTTATGCCAAAAAATGGAGGTATAATCCAACGGTATTTATCCTTCCGCCTTGGAAGGAAATCTACCAAAAGGACAGTGAACGGAAACAGGATTGGGCGGAAGCTGTCCATACTTTTGATAGGATGTTGGAGACCTATTCTGGTTTTGGTTATAAGGTCATTACAGTGCCCAGGAAACCGGTTCAATGGAGGGCAGATGTTGTTTTGGAACATATAGGAAGACTTAGGGGAAAATAA
- a CDS encoding phage integrase SAM-like domain-containing protein → MYENYKFITEYEHHLRTFKPKDHRRRPVANNGVMKHLIRLKKLMTLAFRMEWIKKDPFLNYKFRYKKVQ, encoded by the coding sequence TTGTATGAAAATTACAAATTCATTACGGAGTACGAACACCACCTGAGGACTTTTAAGCCCAAAGACCACCGTCGTAGACCGGTGGCAAACAACGGGGTGATGAAACACCTTATCAGGTTGAAAAAGCTCATGACCTTGGCCTTTAGAATGGAATGGATAAAAAAGGATCCCTTTCTCAATTATAAGTTCAGGTATAAAAAGGTCCAGTGA
- a CDS encoding aldo/keto reductase: MTTTQIGLGMAALGRPEYININPSDQREKSEAAFFRHTLNVLDEAYKSGIRYFDTAASYGKGESFLLNWHQTRKHQDVMFGSKWGYTYAADWKLGYEGKHEIKEHSLEKLEEQWSYSQKLCPALGIYHIHSATIASGVLEDEAVLEKLAEIKRSSEILIGLSSSGAEQQEVLEQAMDIAVDDTPLFETFQVTFNVLEQSTLPFLEHAQTNGVKIIVKEALANGRIFPNDAYPHYKKAYTYLSELAAKYQVGIDAIALRFCMDKIHPAYVLSGASTVSQLTANLKANTFQLSEDELDTLSRFAVMPKDYWQERSQLEWS; encoded by the coding sequence ATGACTACTACACAAATCGGACTAGGGATGGCGGCACTTGGCCGACCTGAATACATCAATATCAACCCATCAGACCAACGAGAAAAGTCTGAAGCTGCATTCTTTCGTCACACCCTCAACGTCTTGGATGAAGCCTATAAATCCGGCATAAGGTATTTTGATACGGCTGCATCCTATGGAAAGGGAGAGTCGTTCTTACTGAACTGGCACCAAACAAGAAAGCACCAAGATGTCATGTTCGGGTCCAAATGGGGCTACACCTATGCCGCTGATTGGAAGCTGGGCTATGAAGGCAAACATGAAATCAAAGAACACAGCTTGGAAAAACTGGAAGAACAGTGGAGCTATTCCCAGAAATTGTGTCCCGCACTTGGCATTTACCATATCCATTCGGCCACGATAGCATCTGGCGTGCTGGAGGACGAAGCCGTTTTGGAGAAATTGGCTGAGATCAAACGTTCCTCAGAGATCCTTATCGGACTGAGTTCGAGCGGTGCGGAGCAACAAGAGGTACTGGAACAAGCAATGGACATCGCTGTGGACGACACGCCTTTGTTTGAAACTTTTCAAGTGACATTTAATGTACTGGAACAATCCACCCTCCCCTTCCTCGAACATGCTCAAACAAACGGGGTAAAAATTATCGTCAAAGAAGCATTGGCAAATGGACGAATATTCCCTAATGACGCTTATCCTCATTACAAAAAAGCCTATACTTACCTCTCAGAACTAGCTGCCAAATACCAAGTGGGCATTGATGCCATTGCACTTCGATTCTGCATGGACAAGATCCATCCTGCCTATGTCCTGAGCGGGGCCAGCACAGTTTCTCAGTTGACAGCAAACCTAAAGGCCAATACTTTCCAGCTTTCCGAAGATGAATTGGACACCCTCTCTAGATTTGCCGTAATGCCTAAAGATTATTGGCAGGAGCGATCACAACTTGAATGGAGTTAG
- a CDS encoding site-specific integrase: protein MEELSRIESKKFSIPRLDWVRDLFVFSCYMGLVSCEVEALSSNTFMAPRKSLSGPQRYVSLVEALTMPRGSDAEDCPDLRSDPSQPCAVFNDHNLEVYNGVIPSWTPGDL, encoded by the coding sequence ATGGAAGAACTGTCCAGAATTGAATCAAAGAAATTTTCCATTCCCCGACTGGACTGGGTCAGGGATCTGTTTGTGTTCAGTTGTTACATGGGTCTGGTTTCCTGTGAAGTAGAGGCCCTAAGTAGTAACACCTTCATGGCCCCGAGAAAATCACTTTCAGGTCCACAGCGGTACGTTTCTTTAGTAGAGGCATTGACAATGCCCAGAGGCTCTGATGCGGAGGATTGCCCTGACCTCCGCTCGGATCCGTCCCAACCCTGCGCAGTGTTCAATGATCATAACTTGGAGGTTTATAACGGTGTTATCCCTTCATGGACTCCCGGTGATCTTTAA
- the metE gene encoding 5-methyltetrahydropteroyltriglutamate--homocysteine S-methyltransferase, with product MLTHNLGYPRIGSKRQLKKACEAYWAGKIPLNDLKKTAEEIRETNWKLQQEAGLDLIPSNDFSFYDQVLDMAFTVGAIPERYHEILTEQKKPEIDLYFAMARGYQKEGLDIIAMEMTKWFDTNYHYIVPEFTKGQQFKLFSTKVLDEFKEAKRLGVHTKPVLLGPVSFLLLGKEKEDGFHRLDLLKQLLPVYIDVLKKLEALNADWVQIDEPFLAMDLGDDEKSAVQWAYGEIKKAVPGLKILLTTYFGSLGDNLGFVAGLPVCGLHVDLVRAPEQLDAVLEAIPPNMSLSLGVVDGRNIWKNDYQASLELISKARDNKQDDRLLIGSSCSLLHSPCDLEEESDEESLSAALKSWLAFARQKVNEIAELRAIAMDSFSAQHKALLEGNKEALRSKATSIQIHKPIVQEAVAGLRPIHGKRKNSFSSRKALQAKHLDLPYFATTTIGSFPQTKEVRQWRSQLKRGILTENQYDDNIKAATEKAIRWQEEMDLDVLVHGEFERNDMVEYFGEKLEGFAFTQNGWVQSYGSRCVKPPIIYGDVSRAEPMTLFWTKFAQSLTDKPVKGMLTGPVTILQWSFVRNDQPRKTTCQQIALAIREEVKDLENAGIHVIQIDEPALREGLPLRHADWDNYLHWAVECFRISASGVEDITQIHTHMCYSEFNDIIEHIAAMDADVITIECSRSQMELLDAFAAFNYPNDIGPGVYDIHSPRVPSTAEMVSLLEKAKAVVPYQQLWVNPDCGLKTRGWEETEEALKRMVDAAKKLRAEMATDVAVS from the coding sequence ATGCTAACGCACAATCTTGGCTACCCGCGAATTGGTAGCAAAAGACAATTAAAAAAAGCCTGTGAGGCTTACTGGGCCGGTAAAATCCCGCTAAATGACCTTAAGAAAACTGCTGAGGAAATTCGGGAGACCAACTGGAAGTTGCAGCAGGAAGCGGGATTGGACCTGATTCCTTCAAATGATTTCTCTTTTTATGATCAGGTATTGGACATGGCATTTACAGTAGGGGCCATTCCCGAGCGGTACCATGAAATTCTCACCGAACAGAAAAAACCGGAAATTGACCTGTATTTTGCGATGGCTCGAGGCTATCAAAAGGAAGGGCTTGACATTATTGCGATGGAAATGACCAAATGGTTTGACACCAATTATCATTATATCGTTCCGGAGTTTACCAAAGGCCAACAGTTCAAACTTTTTTCCACAAAAGTTCTTGATGAATTTAAAGAGGCCAAGCGATTGGGGGTCCATACCAAGCCCGTCCTATTGGGGCCGGTTTCATTTTTGCTTTTGGGGAAGGAAAAAGAGGATGGATTCCACCGTCTTGATCTGTTGAAGCAGCTATTGCCTGTTTACATCGATGTACTGAAGAAGCTGGAAGCGCTAAATGCTGATTGGGTGCAGATCGACGAACCATTTTTGGCAATGGATCTTGGTGATGACGAGAAGTCAGCGGTACAGTGGGCTTATGGAGAAATCAAAAAAGCAGTTCCTGGACTAAAAATACTATTGACCACGTATTTTGGCTCACTGGGTGATAACCTAGGGTTTGTGGCGGGATTGCCCGTTTGTGGACTTCACGTGGATTTGGTTCGCGCACCGGAGCAGCTAGATGCAGTTCTGGAGGCAATACCTCCTAATATGAGCTTATCCCTTGGTGTCGTAGATGGTAGAAATATCTGGAAAAATGATTACCAAGCATCCTTGGAACTGATCAGTAAGGCTCGTGACAATAAGCAGGACGACCGTCTGCTTATTGGTTCCAGCTGTTCATTGCTCCACAGTCCCTGTGACCTGGAGGAAGAGTCTGATGAGGAATCGTTAAGCGCAGCACTTAAAAGCTGGCTGGCTTTTGCCCGCCAAAAGGTAAATGAGATCGCTGAATTAAGGGCAATTGCAATGGACAGTTTCTCGGCGCAGCACAAAGCATTGCTGGAAGGGAACAAAGAGGCATTGCGCAGCAAAGCAACCAGCATTCAGATTCATAAGCCAATTGTACAAGAAGCCGTGGCTGGGCTTCGTCCAATACATGGCAAGCGGAAAAATTCTTTTTCAAGCCGCAAAGCACTTCAGGCTAAACACCTTGATTTGCCATACTTTGCCACTACTACCATTGGTTCTTTTCCCCAGACCAAGGAGGTACGTCAGTGGCGTTCTCAACTGAAGAGAGGAATATTGACTGAAAATCAATATGACGACAACATCAAAGCCGCCACTGAAAAAGCGATCCGATGGCAAGAAGAGATGGATTTGGATGTTTTGGTTCATGGAGAATTTGAGCGTAATGATATGGTGGAGTATTTTGGAGAAAAACTTGAAGGTTTTGCTTTTACCCAAAACGGATGGGTACAGAGTTACGGTTCCAGGTGCGTAAAACCTCCCATCATCTATGGAGATGTTTCAAGGGCTGAGCCAATGACCTTATTTTGGACGAAATTTGCCCAATCACTGACGGATAAGCCTGTAAAGGGGATGCTGACAGGACCGGTTACGATATTACAATGGTCTTTTGTCCGCAATGACCAACCGAGAAAAACTACTTGCCAGCAAATTGCATTGGCCATTCGTGAAGAGGTGAAAGATTTGGAAAATGCGGGGATTCACGTCATTCAGATTGATGAGCCTGCTTTGCGCGAAGGACTACCGCTCAGACATGCGGATTGGGACAACTACCTGCATTGGGCAGTGGAATGCTTCAGGATTTCTGCTTCGGGGGTAGAAGATATTACGCAAATCCATACTCATATGTGTTATTCTGAGTTTAATGATATCATTGAACATATTGCAGCGATGGATGCCGATGTGATTACCATCGAGTGTTCTCGTTCTCAGATGGAATTGCTGGATGCCTTTGCGGCGTTTAACTATCCCAATGACATTGGCCCTGGGGTCTATGATATCCATTCCCCTAGGGTGCCTTCTACGGCAGAGATGGTGTCCTTGTTAGAGAAAGCCAAAGCGGTAGTGCCGTATCAACAGTTATGGGTAAATCCAGACTGCGGCCTTAAGACCAGAGGTTGGGAAGAAACTGAGGAAGCGCTGAAACGGATGGTGGATGCTGCCAAAAAACTCAGGGCGGAGATGGCCACAGATGTGGCAGTATCTTAA